ACTTCGGGCAGCTCCTACCCTGTCCTGTATTACTGCCATAATCTCAATTTCAATGCCGAGCAGCTGTTTGCAGATGGAAATCTGGTGAAGTTACTCGAACGGGGATTTGCGAATGGTGTCGTAAAAGAGTTTATCCTCGTAGCAGCGACCTATGGTACTCCTACTTCGGTAAGCTGGTATGAAAACTCTCCCACTACGGGCAGATGGATCGATTTCACTGTTAAGGAACTGGTACCGTTTATAGACAACCGCTTCCGTACCATCCGCAACCGCGACAGCCGGGCAGTTGCGGGGGATTTCGTCGGCGGTCGCGGCGCATTGCTATTTGCAATGCTTTACCCCGATCTTTTCAGTGTCACTTATGCACTTCACCCGGTTGCTACCGGCGTGGGATCGACCCCAATGGCCTGGAAAACCGATTGGAACAAAATCCATAATGCCAAAGAATTGAAAGAGCTGGATGGCGTGGATTTCGCCCGGCCATTCGTAAGCATTTCCCAGGCATTTTTACCAAATCCAAATCGCCCACCTTTTTATTGCGATTTTATGGTTGAAATGGAAAACGGAAAGCCTGTGCTCAACATTCAAAATTCGGAGAAGCTAAAAACAGGATTTCTGCTCGATCACATGCTCGGCACCCGAGCGGAAAATCTCAGAAAAATGCGGGCTATCGGCTTCGATTGGGGACGTTACGATCCAAATCAGGACCACGTGGTTTCCAATCAGTCATTCACAAGGAAGCTCGACGAACTCGGTATCGAACACCAGGCCGAAGAATATCGTGGTGATCCGTGGAGCAAGAACTGGACCGAAAACGGCCGGTTTTATACTAGATTACTCCCATTCATTGCAAAAAATATGGTCTTTGAAACCAACCAGTGACCACAGGGAACCGGGCCTGGAATATCCTGGTCCGGATTTTTCGTAGGTATGCGTTTTTTCAAAGTTTATTTCAGTATATGTCCCGGATTGGGAACCAGCTCTCCAAATAGGTGTTACCAGTATATTGTCAACGTTATGGCTAGTACTTTTCGGAAAAGATTTCTGTATCTGCTTCCTGGCATTTTAACCCTATGCTTGTCGCTCGGAGCTTACGTGCTGCACAGTATGAGGATGTTACCCTGGCAATCTCCTGTATTTGATACAGCCTTACCAGCAACTCTTCCGCTCACTGGTGCCCATGCTGTTCTTATTTTCAGCAAGACCAATGGCTTCCGGCATGAATCCATTGAAGTGGGTATCGCAGCATTCAAAAAGGCTGGTCTTGAAAATGGCTGGGATGTCCATGCAACTGAAAACGGTGCGCTGATCAATTCGGATTACCTTCATCAGTTCCAAGTCGTTGTATTTCTTTCCACAACCGGTGAAATACTGACTCCTGCTCAAAAATCAGCGTTTGAAAAATACATTGAGAATGGCGGAGGGTATGCAGGCATTCATTCTGCCTCGGATACGGAACACGGCTGGGCCTGGTACGGGAAGTTACTGGGCACATTCTTCCGTGACCACACATTCCTGCCCCTTCACTTACCTGAGGCTGAAATCATCACAGAAAACGCTGCTCACCCGGCAAACCGCGGCCTGCCAGGGCGATGGACAAAGGCCGATGAATGGTATAATTTCAAAGAAAACATTCGAAAAAATGAAGGTTTCCAGGTCCTGCTGAGCCTCAATGATGGC
The genomic region above belongs to Dyadobacter pollutisoli and contains:
- a CDS encoding alpha/beta hydrolase, whose protein sequence is MRSLKIEILIGIFICATLTSVSGQQGTVVTEHINSIELSENLVGIDLNRTVKVYLPPGYATSGSSYPVLYYCHNLNFNAEQLFADGNLVKLLERGFANGVVKEFILVAATYGTPTSVSWYENSPTTGRWIDFTVKELVPFIDNRFRTIRNRDSRAVAGDFVGGRGALLFAMLYPDLFSVTYALHPVATGVGSTPMAWKTDWNKIHNAKELKELDGVDFARPFVSISQAFLPNPNRPPFYCDFMVEMENGKPVLNIQNSEKLKTGFLLDHMLGTRAENLRKMRAIGFDWGRYDPNQDHVVSNQSFTRKLDELGIEHQAEEYRGDPWSKNWTENGRFYTRLLPFIAKNMVFETNQ
- a CDS encoding ThuA domain-containing protein, with translation MASTFRKRFLYLLPGILTLCLSLGAYVLHSMRMLPWQSPVFDTALPATLPLTGAHAVLIFSKTNGFRHESIEVGIAAFKKAGLENGWDVHATENGALINSDYLHQFQVVVFLSTTGEILTPAQKSAFEKYIENGGGYAGIHSASDTEHGWAWYGKLLGTFFRDHTFLPLHLPEAEIITENAAHPANRGLPGRWTKADEWYNFKENIRKNEGFQVLLSLNDGSYPSFWYKMNGDHPISWTHRVGKGRMFYTAMGHHADTFSDPTAMRHMIGGIAWAGKLAQPVNR